The DNA sequence TGGCCGACGCCGGGACGGGCACGACCGCGTCGCCCGCCCGGATGCGCTGCCCGTGCAGGGTGAAGTCCTCCCGGGCGACGAGGATGTTGATCGCGTTCATCAGCGGTACGTAGCGCAGCAGTTCCTCCACGGCGGCGGGGATCCGCGCGGGCTCCTCCCGCAGCCTCCGCAGCTCGTCGGGGTGGCCGAGCAGCACGAGGAGGGCATTGCCGGTGTGCTGGATGTTGGTCTTGTAGCCGGCCATGAGCATGGTGACGACGAAGCTGACGACGTCGTCGCGCGTCAGGGTGCCGCCCGCCCGGCGGCTCTCCGCCAGCAGTATCCCGAGGTAGTCCTCACCCTCCCCCGCCCGCTCCCTGCGTGCGATGAGGTCGGACGCGTAGTCCTGGAGCGCGTACAGCGCGGCCAGCACCTCCTCCATCGTCAGCCCGGAGGCGCCGAGCAGGGCGAGGGTGTGCGGCAGGAAGACGTCGCGGTCCTCGTACGGCAGTCCGACGGTCTCGCACAGCACCCGCAGCGGGAGCGGTTCGACGTACGCGGGGACGAGGTCCGCCGTACCGTCCGGCGCCCCGGCCAGCATCGCGTCGAGGAGCTCCGCTGCGATGGCCCGGACCCGCGGGACCATGAACTCCAGCCTGCGGCGCCCGAACAGCGGGAGGACGGTGCGGCGGACGCGCTCGTGGTGCTCGCCGGTCATCTCCAGGAAGGTGGGCAGGCACGGCGGTGGGGCGTCGGCGCCCTCGCGGGGCGGCCAGGCCGACAGCAGCGGCCGGACGAGCCGGGGGTCGGCGAAGGCGGCGCGCACGTCCTCGTAGCGGCTGAGGAGCCAGCCCGTCTCGCCGTTGGGCAACTCGGCCTTGACGACGGGTTGTTCGGCGCGCAGCCGGGCGTAGGCGCACGGCGATCCGGCGCTGCCGGGCTCGGGGGCGGGAACCTTGATGACGGTCTCGACGGTGTCCACGGCTTCGGTGTCGCTCATGCGGTCCCCTCCGAAGGGCTGGTCGCGGGGCGGGTGAGGTAGCCGGAGGTGTGGAAGTACTCCAGGTAGCGGTCGAGCAGGGTGGCGTCGACCGGCGGGCAGTCGAGCCCGCTGCCGGCCAGGGCCGCCTCGGCGTTGCGCCGCCCCAGCACGGGGAAGGTGTCCTGGAGGTACATCTCCTTGACGGACCGGTCCGTCGTGCGGCCGCGGTCGACGCACAGCGACACGAACGGGGCCGTGGCGGCCGTGGGATGCGCGGCGACATGGCGGACGAGGGCGGCGACCCACTCCTCGTAGGGCAGCGTCCGCAGGGTGTGGCCGGCGGCGCGCATCCGGTCCAGGACGTCCGAGAGCATCGCCGGGCGCGGGTTGGTGAGGTGGTAGACGCGGCCGTCGGCCGGCTCGTGGGTGGCGATGTGGACGAGGGCCGCGGCGAGGTGGTCCACCGGGACGAAGTCCATGGGCAGCGCGATGTCCGGGGCCAGTCCCGTGTCGGCGATCATCTTCAGCAGCGAGCAGATGGCCGTCTCGGTGTTGCACACGCCGTGCGCCGTGTCGCCCGTCACCTCGTACGGCCGGTGGACGGCCACCGGCAGGCCCTGTTCGGCGGCCTGCCGCAGCACGCCCTCGGCGACCCATTTGCTCTCGGCGTAGCCCATGGTCAGGGCGTCGGCGTGGTCCAGCGGCAGGTCCTCGTCCACCTCGCGCACCCCGGCCGCGCCGAAACCGGCGACGACGGCGACGGTGGAGACGAAGTGCACGGGGACGCGGCGGGGCGCGGCGAGGCGGACGATCTCCCGGGTGCCGTCGACGTTCGCGGCGCGCAACTCCTCGTATGGGTAGAGGAAGTTGACGTGGGCGCCGTTGTGGACGACGAGGTCCAGGGTGCGGGAGAGGTCGGCCGTGTGCGCGTCGGGCAGGCCGAGGGCGGGCTCGGTCAGGTCGCCGGGGAAGCACGCGACGCGCTGCCACGCGGCCTCGTCCGGGTGCAGCCCGTAGCGGGCGAGCGCGGTGCGCACCCGCCGTTCGGCGTGCGCCGGAGACGTCGCCCGTACCGGGCAGTGGACGCGCGCCCGCGTGGAGCGCAGCAGCCGGTCGAGGAGGAAGGCGCCGACGTACCCGGAGGCGCCGGTGAGCAGCACGTGCCGCGGATCGTGGGGGCGCGGGGCGGGGCCGGCGGCGGGCGGCAGGTCGAAGCCGAGCTCGGTCTCCTTGACGAAGTCGGCGGGCGGCGCGGCCGTTCCGGCGGTGCCGTGGCGCGCCTCGCGGACGGCCGCGGCGAACCCCTCCAGGGTGGGGGCGGCCAGCAGCGCCCGGACGAGGCCCGAACCGTGGGCGGCGTCCAGGCCCAGGACGGCGAGCGTGCGGGTGACGGTCTCGGAGGCGAGCAGGGAGTCGCCGCCGAGGTCGAAGAACCGGTCCTGGGCAGCGGGCCGGACGCGCAGGACCTGCTGCCACACCTCCGCGAGGACGCCGAGCAGGCCGTCCTCGGCCGGGAGGTCCTGCGCCGGACGGCCCTCCGTCGGACTGCCCTCCGTATGACTGCCCTCCGTAGGACGGGCCGCCCCCGCCGGCTCCGGGGCAGGGGCGGGGGCCGCGGCTTTCAGCCGGGCGCGGTCCACCTTGCCGCCGCTGGTCACCGGGAACCGGTCCAGCGGCACGAGCGCCGGAACGGCCTGCGCGGGCAGCCACCGCGCGCAGTACGCGCGCAGATCCGGTACGAACAGGGGCCGGCCGGCCTCGGCGGGGGTGACGTACGCGGTCAGCGCGCCCTCCTCGGCCTCGACGGCGGCCTCGCCTACCGCCGGATGGGCCCGCAACCGGGCCTCGACCTCGTCGAGTTCGACCCGTACGCCGCGCAGCTTCACCTGCCGGTCCAGCCGGCCGTGGTACTCCAGCAGGCCGTCGGCCGTCAGGACCGCCCGGTCGCCGGTCCGGTACAGCGGCCCGTCCGGCTCCACGGCGGGCAGGGTGACGAACCGCTCGGCGGTCAGCGCCGCGTCGCCGAGGTAGCCGAGGGCCAGCCCGTCCCCGCCGACGTACAGCTCGCCCTCCTCGCCGGGCGCCGCCGGCGTGCCGTCCGGGCGCAGGACGTGGCAGGTGGAGGCGCCGAAGGGGCGGCCGAGGGGCACGTGCCCGGCGTCGTCGGGCAGCGGGCGCAGCACATGGGCGGTGGAGACGACCGCGTTCTCGGTCGGGCCGTAGAAGTTGACGACGGTGGTGCCGGGGCAGGCCGCCAGGACGGCGTTGGCCAGGCGCGGGTCCATCGCCTCGCCGCCGGCCGACACGAACCGCAGCCCCGACAGGGCCTCCGGCCGGGTCCGGGCGAGGAGGTGGAACACGCTCGTCGTCAGGTACGCGACCGTGACCCGCCGGGTGCGCAGCAGGTCCTCCAGGGCGGCGGGCGAGAGGAGTTCGGCGCGGTCGGCGATGACCAGGCACGCCCCCGTGAGCAGCGCGCTCCAGATCTCTATCGTCGAGGCGTCGGAGGAGAGCCCGTAGGCGTGCAGGACCCGGTCGCCCGGTCCGGGCGGCGGCAGTTCGGGGTCGGAGAGCACGAGGCGGACGACGCCGCGGTGCGGTATCGCCACCGGTTTGGGGCGGCCGGTGGTGCCGGAGGTGAAGGCCACGTAGGCGGGGTCGGTCGGGGACGCGGTACGGGTGGGGCTTTCCGGGGT is a window from the Streptomyces mobaraensis genome containing:
- a CDS encoding cytochrome P450 family protein, which codes for MSDTEAVDTVETVIKVPAPEPGSAGSPCAYARLRAEQPVVKAELPNGETGWLLSRYEDVRAAFADPRLVRPLLSAWPPREGADAPPPCLPTFLEMTGEHHERVRRTVLPLFGRRRLEFMVPRVRAIAAELLDAMLAGAPDGTADLVPAYVEPLPLRVLCETVGLPYEDRDVFLPHTLALLGASGLTMEEVLAALYALQDYASDLIARRERAGEGEDYLGILLAESRRAGGTLTRDDVVSFVVTMLMAGYKTNIQHTGNALLVLLGHPDELRRLREEPARIPAAVEELLRYVPLMNAINILVAREDFTLHGQRIRAGDAVVPVPASANRDPAAFTDPDRFDPARSPNAHVAFGHGPHACTGGHLTRLQLATAVEVLLERLPGIELAEPAASLPWDETTPLRAPARLPVRW
- a CDS encoding amino acid adenylation domain-containing protein produces the protein MTDTDVSLRPHAQPRPTADTSNTSDSAPPAGYPRDRLVAELFAAQAAARPDALAARHGERTLTYGRLDARSDALAARLRSRGVEPGDLVGVCGSRSLEALVALLGILKAGCAYVPLDEDLPPARLRAMAEDAGLRAAVTLPGGERPVRGLRVSIGLDDVEETTAATPESPTRTASPTDPAYVAFTSGTTGRPKPVAIPHRGVVRLVLSDPELPPPGPGDRVLHAYGLSSDASTIEIWSALLTGACLVIADRAELLSPAALEDLLRTRRVTVAYLTTSVFHLLARTRPEALSGLRFVSAGGEAMDPRLANAVLAACPGTTVVNFYGPTENAVVSTAHVLRPLPDDAGHVPLGRPFGASTCHVLRPDGTPAAPGEEGELYVGGDGLALGYLGDAALTAERFVTLPAVEPDGPLYRTGDRAVLTADGLLEYHGRLDRQVKLRGVRVELDEVEARLRAHPAVGEAAVEAEEGALTAYVTPAEAGRPLFVPDLRAYCARWLPAQAVPALVPLDRFPVTSGGKVDRARLKAAAPAPAPEPAGAARPTEGSHTEGSPTEGRPAQDLPAEDGLLGVLAEVWQQVLRVRPAAQDRFFDLGGDSLLASETVTRTLAVLGLDAAHGSGLVRALLAAPTLEGFAAAVREARHGTAGTAAPPADFVKETELGFDLPPAAGPAPRPHDPRHVLLTGASGYVGAFLLDRLLRSTRARVHCPVRATSPAHAERRVRTALARYGLHPDEAAWQRVACFPGDLTEPALGLPDAHTADLSRTLDLVVHNGAHVNFLYPYEELRAANVDGTREIVRLAAPRRVPVHFVSTVAVVAGFGAAGVREVDEDLPLDHADALTMGYAESKWVAEGVLRQAAEQGLPVAVHRPYEVTGDTAHGVCNTETAICSLLKMIADTGLAPDIALPMDFVPVDHLAAALVHIATHEPADGRVYHLTNPRPAMLSDVLDRMRAAGHTLRTLPYEEWVAALVRHVAAHPTAATAPFVSLCVDRGRTTDRSVKEMYLQDTFPVLGRRNAEAALAGSGLDCPPVDATLLDRYLEYFHTSGYLTRPATSPSEGTA